A region from the Clavibacter sp. A6099 genome encodes:
- a CDS encoding dipeptide ABC transporter ATP-binding protein has translation MSDVVSIRDLGVTFATDGGDVRAVDGVSLTVSPGEILAIVGESGSGKSVTARTILGLLPDTAVTDGAVLLSDRKGAGAVDVLSISADELRRARGRDVAMVFQEPSTALNPVHTVGWQIVEGLRAHGRVSKKEGRAKAIDILRRVGIPDPETRVDHYPHQFSGGQKQRVVIAMALVLDPGLIVADEPTTALDVTVQAEILDLLRRCRDEFGAAVILITHNMGVVADLADRVAVMYRSRLVEQADVATLFASPKEEYTRNLLASVPKLGEGVAATVERAAVRTRARAASTTEAAPVVVAEGLEIEYPGRLGSPAFRAVKGVDLRIEAGEVLGLVGESGSGKTTIGRAIAGLTNVTGGSLKVLGTEMLGVRERDFRKLRADIGFVFQDPATSFNPRLTIAECVAEPLIVHGRAKSPQAARGRVDELLEAVQLPKAFGDRYPHELSGGQRQRASLARGLALEPSLLVADEPTSALDVSVQARVLELFAELQRELGFAALFISHDLAVVDLLADRIAVLYRGELVEEGTGADVLGNPQHPYTQRLLASLPVPDPAEQAERRGRLHALRAAERTAG, from the coding sequence ATGAGCGACGTCGTCTCGATCCGCGACCTCGGGGTGACATTCGCGACCGACGGCGGCGACGTCCGCGCGGTCGACGGGGTGTCCCTCACGGTGTCGCCCGGCGAGATCCTCGCCATCGTGGGGGAGTCGGGGTCGGGCAAGTCCGTCACCGCCCGCACGATCCTCGGCCTCCTGCCCGACACGGCCGTCACCGACGGCGCCGTGCTCCTCAGCGATCGGAAGGGCGCGGGTGCGGTCGACGTGCTCTCCATCTCCGCCGACGAGCTGCGCCGGGCGCGCGGCCGCGACGTCGCGATGGTGTTCCAGGAGCCGTCCACGGCGCTGAACCCCGTGCACACGGTGGGCTGGCAGATCGTCGAGGGCCTCCGCGCCCACGGCCGCGTCTCGAAGAAGGAGGGCCGCGCGAAGGCGATCGACATCCTCCGCCGCGTGGGCATCCCCGACCCCGAGACCCGCGTCGACCACTACCCGCACCAGTTCTCCGGCGGGCAGAAGCAGCGCGTCGTCATCGCGATGGCGCTCGTGCTGGATCCCGGGCTCATCGTCGCCGACGAGCCGACCACGGCGCTCGACGTGACCGTGCAGGCCGAGATCCTCGACCTGCTGCGCCGCTGCCGCGACGAGTTCGGCGCCGCCGTCATCCTCATCACGCACAACATGGGCGTCGTGGCCGACCTCGCCGACCGCGTGGCGGTCATGTACCGCTCGCGGCTCGTCGAGCAGGCGGATGTGGCCACGCTCTTCGCGTCGCCGAAGGAGGAGTACACGCGGAACCTGCTCGCGTCCGTGCCGAAGCTCGGCGAGGGCGTCGCCGCGACCGTCGAGCGCGCGGCGGTGCGCACGCGGGCGCGCGCGGCGTCCACCACGGAGGCGGCGCCCGTCGTCGTCGCGGAGGGGCTGGAGATCGAGTACCCGGGTCGCCTCGGGTCGCCCGCCTTCCGCGCCGTGAAGGGCGTCGACCTGCGCATCGAGGCGGGCGAGGTCCTCGGGCTGGTGGGGGAGTCGGGCTCGGGCAAGACCACCATCGGCCGGGCCATCGCGGGGCTGACGAACGTGACCGGCGGATCCCTGAAGGTCCTCGGGACCGAGATGCTCGGGGTGCGCGAGCGCGACTTCCGGAAGCTCCGTGCCGACATCGGGTTCGTGTTCCAGGATCCGGCGACCAGCTTCAACCCGCGCCTCACGATCGCCGAGTGCGTGGCCGAGCCGCTCATCGTGCACGGTCGCGCGAAGTCGCCGCAGGCCGCCCGCGGCCGGGTCGACGAGCTGCTCGAGGCCGTGCAGCTGCCCAAGGCCTTCGGCGACAGGTACCCGCACGAGCTCTCGGGCGGTCAGCGCCAGCGCGCGAGCCTCGCCCGCGGCCTCGCGCTCGAGCCGTCGCTGCTCGTGGCCGACGAGCCGACGAGCGCGCTCGACGTGTCGGTCCAGGCGCGCGTGCTGGAGCTCTTCGCCGAGCTGCAGCGCGAGCTCGGGTTCGCGGCGCTGTTCATCAGCCACGACCTGGCCGTCGTCGACCTCCTCGCCGACCGCATCGCCGTGCTGTACCGCGGCGAGCTGGTGGAGGAGGGGACGGGCGCCGATGTGCTGGGGAACCCGCAGCACCCGTACACGCAGCGCCTGCTGGCGTCGCTGCCCGTGCCCGACCCGGCCGAGCAGGCCGAGCGACGTGGACGGCTGCACGCGCTCCGCGCCGCCGAGCGGACCGCCGGCTAG
- a CDS encoding ABC transporter ATP-binding protein: protein MTHTPRDADADGGPAEPVLDVRDLRLAYPARRGAETPPAVDGITLRIMPGEVLGVVGASGSGKSSLARVLAGLVPSGDEGAAVPRITGGDASVLGEGLRRMGRRARTRTTYGIGYVPQDAGTTLHPQLTASEAIAEPIFSRDRRFDSQVAARRVVTLLTALDLPPGTQDRYPHELSSGQRQRVALARALVLGPRLLIADEPTSGVDVMSRVAVLDLLRDLQSRGGFSALVVSHDLAVVERLTDRLAVLDRGTLVGFGAIDDVLADPTHPYVQGLAESRTAAEPAPDEGDPDPDVVLRSPEPPARVPHPRRPLA from the coding sequence ATGACGCACACCCCCCGAGACGCCGACGCGGACGGCGGACCCGCCGAGCCCGTGCTCGACGTCCGCGACCTGCGGCTGGCGTACCCCGCCCGCCGCGGAGCCGAGACGCCGCCGGCCGTCGACGGCATCACGCTCCGGATCATGCCGGGCGAGGTGCTCGGCGTGGTCGGCGCGAGCGGATCCGGGAAGTCGTCCCTCGCGCGCGTGCTGGCGGGCCTCGTCCCGTCGGGCGACGAGGGGGCGGCCGTGCCGCGGATCACCGGCGGCGACGCGTCCGTGCTCGGCGAGGGCCTCCGCCGCATGGGCCGCCGCGCGCGCACGCGGACCACGTACGGCATCGGCTACGTGCCGCAGGACGCCGGCACCACGCTGCACCCCCAGCTCACGGCGAGCGAGGCCATCGCGGAGCCGATCTTCTCCCGCGACCGCCGCTTCGACAGCCAGGTCGCCGCGCGCCGCGTCGTCACCCTGCTGACGGCGCTCGACCTGCCGCCGGGCACGCAGGACAGGTATCCGCACGAGCTCTCCAGCGGCCAGCGCCAGCGCGTCGCCCTCGCGCGCGCGCTCGTGCTCGGCCCGCGCCTCCTCATCGCCGACGAGCCCACGTCGGGCGTCGACGTGATGAGCCGCGTCGCCGTGCTCGACCTGCTGCGCGACCTCCAGTCCCGCGGCGGCTTCTCCGCCCTCGTGGTCAGCCACGACCTCGCCGTGGTCGAGCGCCTCACCGACCGCCTCGCCGTGCTGGACCGCGGGACGCTGGTCGGCTTCGGCGCCATCGACGACGTGCTCGCGGATCCCACGCACCCGTACGTGCAGGGGCTCGCAGAGTCGCGCACGGCCGCCGAGCCCGCGCCCGACGAAGGCGACCCCGACCCGGACGTCGTCCTGCGTTCCCCCGAACCGCCCGCCCGCGTCCCGCATCCCCGGAGGCCCCTCGCATGA
- a CDS encoding D-isomer specific 2-hydroxyacid dehydrogenase family protein, translating into MLPRTEDAYLEAVRAGGGEVAELSEDTRGIVWLSIRRAAELTDTLAANPQVQWVQLPFAGVDAFADTLRECDRPDLVWTSAKGAYSEPVAEHALALTLATLRQLPERARATSWGSSAGLSLYRSEVVVVGAGGIALEYIRLLAPFDCTVTVVRRSGDPVEGADRTVTADRLDEVLPGADVVMLAAASTDDTAGLIGAAQLAAMKDTAVLVNIARGALVDPDALLDALRSGAIHGAGLDVTSPEPLPDGHPLFSEPRCIVTPHTADTPDMVRPLLAERIRLNTEAFTSTGDFVGIVEPSSGY; encoded by the coding sequence ATGCTGCCGCGGACGGAGGACGCGTACCTCGAGGCCGTCCGCGCCGGAGGCGGCGAGGTGGCCGAGCTGTCGGAGGACACGCGCGGCATCGTCTGGCTCTCCATCCGCCGCGCCGCCGAGCTCACGGACACGCTCGCCGCCAACCCGCAGGTCCAGTGGGTGCAGCTGCCGTTCGCGGGCGTCGACGCGTTCGCCGACACGCTCCGCGAGTGCGACCGGCCCGACCTCGTCTGGACGAGCGCGAAGGGCGCCTACTCCGAGCCGGTCGCCGAGCACGCGCTCGCGCTGACCCTCGCGACGCTGCGGCAGCTCCCGGAGCGCGCGCGGGCGACCTCCTGGGGATCCTCCGCCGGCCTCTCCCTCTACCGGTCCGAGGTCGTCGTCGTCGGCGCGGGCGGCATCGCGCTGGAGTACATCCGGCTGCTCGCGCCGTTCGACTGCACCGTCACGGTCGTCCGCCGCAGCGGCGACCCCGTGGAGGGCGCGGATCGCACCGTCACGGCCGACCGGCTCGACGAGGTGCTGCCGGGCGCCGACGTCGTGATGCTCGCCGCGGCCAGCACCGACGACACCGCCGGGCTCATCGGCGCCGCGCAGCTCGCGGCGATGAAGGACACGGCCGTCCTCGTCAACATCGCCCGCGGCGCGCTCGTCGATCCCGACGCGCTGCTCGACGCGCTCCGCTCGGGCGCGATCCACGGCGCGGGCCTCGACGTCACGTCGCCCGAGCCGCTGCCGGACGGCCACCCCCTGTTCTCCGAGCCGCGCTGCATCGTCACGCCGCACACCGCGGACACCCCTGACATGGTGCGGCCGCTGCTGGCCGAGCGGATCCGCCTCAACACGGAGGCGTTCACGAGCACGGGCGACTTCGTGGGCATCGTGGAGCCGTCCTCGGGCTACTGA
- a CDS encoding lactonase family protein produces MTPEEAAVPEVSMWAGGYTADAGGSGVGITALAVDPITGDLAVTGTAVETPSPSFLLAHGDMVYAVGEAADRVEAFRRGPGGSLQWAGGQPSGGSGPCHLHVVGDLLLTSHYGDGTVAVHPLAADGSIGEATQLLTAEGSGPRPQQDGPHAHATLHVGGGIVLSADLGTDEVLVHVLRDGRLDRIAAVALPPGTGPRHMALLSSGRVLLVGELDGTLHALEGAGAGGSWRVAASTACAAVPDARDSAAEVRVSADERLAYVGLRGSDRIAVVGIAPDGALAPVAAFDCGGETPRHHAIVDDRLHVANQGSGTVASFRLDPATGLPTAAPAVIAVPSPTYLLPLA; encoded by the coding sequence ATGACGCCCGAGGAAGCCGCCGTGCCCGAGGTCTCGATGTGGGCGGGCGGCTACACCGCCGACGCCGGCGGATCGGGCGTCGGCATCACGGCCCTCGCGGTCGATCCCATCACGGGCGACCTCGCGGTCACGGGCACCGCGGTGGAGACGCCGTCGCCCTCCTTCCTCCTCGCGCACGGCGACATGGTCTACGCGGTGGGCGAGGCCGCCGACCGCGTGGAGGCGTTCCGGCGCGGCCCGGGCGGCTCGCTGCAGTGGGCGGGCGGGCAGCCGAGCGGCGGATCCGGCCCCTGCCACCTGCATGTCGTCGGCGACCTGCTCCTCACCTCGCACTACGGCGACGGCACCGTCGCCGTCCACCCGCTCGCGGCCGACGGGTCCATCGGCGAGGCGACGCAGCTCCTGACGGCCGAGGGATCCGGCCCCCGCCCGCAGCAGGACGGCCCGCACGCGCACGCCACGCTCCACGTCGGCGGCGGCATCGTCCTCAGCGCCGACCTCGGCACCGACGAGGTGCTCGTGCACGTCCTCCGCGACGGCCGGCTGGACCGGATCGCAGCCGTCGCGCTCCCGCCCGGCACCGGCCCGCGCCACATGGCGCTCCTGTCGTCGGGCCGCGTGCTCCTCGTGGGCGAGCTCGACGGCACGCTGCACGCGCTCGAGGGCGCGGGCGCGGGCGGTTCCTGGCGCGTCGCCGCGTCCACCGCGTGCGCGGCCGTGCCCGATGCGCGGGACTCCGCCGCCGAGGTGCGGGTGTCCGCGGACGAGCGGCTCGCCTACGTCGGCCTCCGCGGCTCCGACCGGATCGCGGTGGTCGGCATCGCCCCCGACGGCGCGCTCGCCCCCGTCGCCGCGTTCGACTGCGGTGGCGAGACGCCGCGCCACCACGCGATCGTCGACGACCGGCTGCACGTCGCGAACCAGGGGTCCGGCACGGTCGCGTCGTTCCGGCTCGACCCGGCGACCGGGCTGCCCACGGCGGCGCCCGCCGTGATCGCCGTGCCGAGCCCGACCTACCTGCTGCCCCTGGCCTGA
- the def gene encoding peptide deformylase produces MAVLPIRITGDPVLHAPAREVEAFDDDLRTLVADMFDTMDEAPGVGLAAPQVGVPLRVFVYSYETDEGEPLRGVAVNPDLFITPVAVREADEDTEEEGCLSFPGERFPLVRAERAILRAVDLDGRPFEIQAAGWFARILQHEFDHLDGLLYTDRLEHEHVKPVAKIIRKSGWGVPGQSWLPGRDHLED; encoded by the coding sequence ATGGCCGTCCTCCCCATCCGGATCACCGGAGACCCCGTCCTGCACGCCCCGGCCCGCGAGGTGGAGGCGTTCGACGACGACCTGCGCACCCTGGTGGCCGACATGTTCGACACCATGGACGAGGCGCCGGGCGTCGGCCTCGCGGCTCCCCAGGTGGGCGTGCCGCTGCGCGTGTTCGTCTACTCCTACGAGACCGACGAGGGCGAGCCGCTGCGGGGCGTCGCCGTGAACCCGGACCTGTTCATCACGCCCGTCGCCGTGCGCGAGGCCGACGAGGACACCGAGGAGGAGGGCTGCCTGTCGTTCCCGGGCGAGCGCTTCCCGCTGGTGCGCGCCGAGCGGGCGATCCTCCGCGCGGTCGACCTCGACGGCCGCCCGTTCGAGATCCAGGCGGCCGGCTGGTTCGCGCGGATCCTGCAGCACGAGTTCGACCATCTCGACGGCCTGCTCTACACCGACCGGCTCGAGCACGAGCACGTGAAGCCCGTGGCGAAGATCATCCGGAAGAGCGGCTGGGGCGTGCCCGGGCAGTCGTGGCTGCCGGGGCGCGACCACCTCGAGGACTGA
- a CDS encoding DMT family transporter gives MPFDASPVLQAASLTPYQALGIPIALVGAVFLSLGAQLQSQGVAKMEARGKKSTAGLSLRQLGALLGRPSWVAGTVMLGLAIVFQLASLRLAPLIVVQPLGAVALVVTAVLNSRATGKRLDLKAKRAVGLCIGGVGLFVVFAAVFAKETPIRTPELITILVILAVVLALLGGLFLYFRKHVRAIFYIISAGVLYGFVATLAKVVINRLTTGDFDVLTGVCIVALVAATLLGAYFVQTAYSSGPPDLVIAGLTVVDPLVAVCIGVTVLGEAADAPLYAGVAFLVAGAVAVIGVFQLAKHHPHAS, from the coding sequence GTGCCCTTCGACGCCAGCCCCGTTCTCCAGGCCGCCTCGTTGACCCCGTACCAGGCGCTCGGCATCCCGATCGCGCTCGTCGGCGCCGTGTTCCTGTCCCTGGGCGCGCAGCTGCAGTCGCAGGGCGTCGCGAAGATGGAGGCGCGCGGGAAGAAGAGCACGGCGGGCCTCAGCCTCCGCCAGCTGGGCGCGCTGCTCGGCCGCCCGTCATGGGTCGCCGGCACCGTGATGCTCGGCCTCGCCATCGTGTTCCAGCTCGCGAGCCTGCGCCTCGCGCCCCTCATCGTGGTGCAGCCGCTCGGCGCGGTGGCGCTCGTGGTCACGGCCGTCCTCAACTCCCGCGCCACGGGGAAGCGCCTCGACCTCAAGGCCAAGCGCGCGGTCGGGCTGTGCATCGGCGGCGTCGGCCTGTTCGTGGTCTTCGCGGCCGTCTTCGCGAAGGAGACGCCCATCCGCACGCCCGAGCTGATCACGATCCTGGTGATCCTCGCGGTCGTGCTCGCGCTGCTCGGCGGCCTCTTCCTCTACTTCCGCAAGCACGTCCGCGCGATCTTCTACATCATCAGCGCGGGCGTGCTCTACGGCTTCGTCGCGACGCTCGCCAAGGTCGTCATCAACCGCCTCACGACGGGCGACTTCGACGTGCTCACCGGCGTCTGCATCGTGGCCCTCGTCGCGGCGACCCTGCTCGGCGCGTACTTCGTGCAGACCGCGTACTCGTCGGGACCGCCCGACCTCGTCATCGCGGGGCTCACGGTGGTCGACCCGCTCGTGGCCGTGTGCATCGGCGTGACCGTCCTCGGGGAGGCAGCGGACGCGCCGCTCTACGCCGGCGTGGCCTTCCTCGTCGCGGGCGCGGTGGCGGTCATCGGCGTGTTCCAGCTCGCGAAGCACCACCCGCACGCGTCCTGA
- a CDS encoding glycosyltransferase: protein MPNTSGQTPREPATPGRPLRILIGADTFPPDVNGAARFAERLAGGLVRRGHEVHIVAPAASRKHGTWTEVHDGQEMTAHRLRSWRWYPHDWLRFALPWTVNQNSARILDAVQPDVVHFQSHIVTGRGLSIEAEKRGIRIIGTNHFMPENMLQHTLLPVAWQDKAITMAWKAARRTFGRAEAVTTPTRRAAQFLERYTGLSGVIAISCGIDAANYTPDFSPRTRNRIVFVGRVTGEKQIDVLLRAFAILPASLDAELEIVGGGDQKSALEKLAADLGIADRTTFTGYVSDGELRRAYTRATVLAMPSIAELQSIVTMEAMASALPVVAADAMALPHLVHDGENGYLFRPGDVDDLATKLQRVLELPEEELQRMKRESLAVVATHDIERTISTFESLYRGESVAAPVTDEARGRTDGHTAV, encoded by the coding sequence TTGCCGAACACCTCAGGGCAGACCCCGCGCGAGCCGGCGACCCCCGGTCGACCGCTGCGCATCCTCATCGGCGCGGACACGTTCCCGCCGGACGTGAACGGGGCGGCGCGCTTCGCGGAGCGCCTCGCGGGGGGCCTCGTCCGCCGCGGCCACGAGGTGCACATCGTCGCCCCGGCGGCGAGCCGCAAGCACGGCACGTGGACCGAGGTCCACGACGGCCAGGAGATGACCGCGCACCGCCTGCGCAGCTGGCGCTGGTACCCGCACGACTGGCTGCGGTTCGCGCTGCCGTGGACCGTGAACCAGAACAGCGCCCGGATCCTCGACGCCGTGCAGCCCGACGTGGTGCACTTCCAGTCGCACATCGTCACGGGCCGCGGCCTCAGCATCGAGGCCGAGAAGCGCGGCATCCGCATCATCGGCACCAACCACTTCATGCCGGAGAACATGCTCCAGCACACGCTGCTGCCGGTCGCGTGGCAGGACAAGGCCATCACGATGGCCTGGAAGGCCGCGCGCCGCACCTTCGGGCGCGCCGAGGCCGTCACGACGCCGACGCGCCGCGCCGCCCAGTTCCTCGAGCGCTACACGGGCCTCTCCGGCGTCATCGCCATCTCGTGCGGCATCGACGCGGCCAACTACACGCCCGACTTCTCGCCGCGCACCCGCAACCGCATCGTCTTCGTCGGCCGGGTGACGGGGGAGAAGCAGATCGACGTGCTGCTGCGCGCGTTCGCGATCCTGCCCGCGTCGCTCGACGCCGAGCTCGAGATCGTGGGCGGCGGCGACCAGAAGTCGGCGCTCGAGAAGCTCGCCGCCGACCTCGGCATCGCGGACCGCACGACCTTCACCGGCTACGTGTCCGACGGGGAGCTGCGCCGCGCGTACACGCGCGCCACCGTGCTCGCCATGCCGAGCATCGCCGAGCTGCAGTCCATCGTCACGATGGAGGCGATGGCCTCCGCGCTGCCCGTCGTGGCGGCCGACGCCATGGCCCTCCCGCACCTCGTGCACGACGGCGAGAACGGCTACCTCTTCCGACCCGGCGACGTCGACGACCTCGCGACGAAGCTGCAGCGGGTGCTCGAGCTCCCCGAGGAGGAGCTCCAGCGCATGAAGCGCGAGAGCCTCGCGGTGGTCGCCACGCACGACATCGAGCGCACGATCTCGACGTTCGAGAGCCTGTATCGTGGCGAGTCCGTGGCCGCGCCGGTCACGGACGAGGCACGCGGACGCACGGACGGCCACACCGCCGTCTAG
- a CDS encoding acyltransferase family protein: MTSTRPTRTSRSATVAPEGSSTRSFRGDIQGLRALAVIAVILDHLLAWPSGGFLGVDVFFVISGFIITSLLLRQHDKRGRISFADFYRKRVKRILPASTAVLLVTVLASWMVFLSGRASAIAWDSVAAFFFVANWRFAATDTDYWAADSAVSPVQHYWSLGVEEQFYVVWPILLTIGLALSLRFRGPGRYRGVLTAILVVITVGSFAWAMADTAGNAAVAYFSTLSRAWELGVGALLAVATPLLRRIPDAARPVIAWAGLAVIAYGLFALSSESPIPAPGSAIPVLGAALVIAGGTGGAQRFLWPLTNPVSRYLGDISYSLYLWHFPVIVILAAVSDTAGLAYPVIVLVLTLGLSVLSYHGLEDPIRRSHWLEPGAAARRKKKRARRRPGFGASTGTKVAALGTAALLTVTFISLAVVRQQEIQEASRIAPGPAASGEADAADPAVLAAGDLGALQVQIRDALAATSWPALDPAIDGLEKSAVPVEDGQGCGRTDVANPRSCSFGDSRKPTIMVLGDSTGITLLPTVRAMFEATHHIRGLTFAGCAVMDVQWDFPDASTKGGCLDFREKAIAAIQEEKPEILFVSNSYGQILKLASKATGDDAVAEWSAGVQSTVGQVRDSVGKVVLVSSPPTGQPLETCATKVSTPADCQASIPGAWKVGDRAQQDAATALGIAYLDTSSLFCWEETCPSFVGSTPTKRDSVHTTPQYAAVITPAFRQMLDEALAGVPA, translated from the coding sequence ATGACGAGCACTCGACCCACCCGCACGAGCCGATCCGCGACGGTCGCGCCCGAGGGATCGAGCACGCGTTCGTTCCGCGGCGACATCCAGGGCCTCCGCGCCCTCGCCGTGATCGCGGTCATCCTCGACCACCTGCTCGCCTGGCCGTCCGGCGGCTTCCTCGGCGTCGACGTCTTCTTCGTGATCTCCGGCTTCATCATCACGTCGCTCCTGCTGCGCCAGCACGACAAGCGCGGGCGGATCTCGTTCGCCGACTTCTACCGCAAGCGCGTGAAGCGCATCCTCCCGGCCTCGACCGCGGTGCTCCTCGTCACCGTGCTCGCCAGCTGGATGGTGTTCCTCTCCGGCCGCGCGTCCGCGATCGCGTGGGACAGCGTCGCCGCGTTCTTCTTCGTCGCCAACTGGCGCTTCGCCGCGACCGACACCGACTACTGGGCCGCCGACAGCGCCGTCTCGCCCGTGCAGCACTACTGGTCGCTCGGCGTGGAGGAGCAGTTCTACGTCGTCTGGCCGATCCTCCTCACGATCGGCCTCGCGCTCTCGCTGCGGTTCCGCGGGCCGGGCCGCTACCGAGGGGTCCTCACCGCGATCCTCGTCGTCATCACGGTCGGATCCTTCGCGTGGGCCATGGCGGACACCGCCGGCAACGCCGCCGTCGCCTACTTCTCCACGCTCTCCCGCGCCTGGGAGCTCGGCGTGGGGGCGCTGCTGGCCGTCGCCACCCCGCTGCTGCGCCGCATCCCGGATGCCGCGCGTCCGGTCATCGCGTGGGCGGGGCTCGCCGTCATCGCGTACGGGCTGTTCGCGCTGAGCAGCGAGTCGCCGATCCCGGCGCCCGGCTCCGCGATCCCCGTCCTCGGCGCCGCGCTCGTCATCGCCGGCGGCACGGGCGGCGCGCAGCGCTTCCTCTGGCCGCTCACGAATCCCGTCTCGCGCTACCTCGGCGACATCTCGTACTCGCTCTACCTCTGGCACTTCCCGGTCATCGTGATCCTCGCGGCGGTCTCCGACACCGCGGGGCTCGCCTACCCGGTCATCGTGCTCGTGCTCACCCTCGGCCTCTCGGTGCTCTCGTACCACGGCCTCGAGGACCCGATCCGCCGCTCGCACTGGCTCGAGCCCGGCGCCGCGGCGCGCAGGAAGAAGAAGCGCGCGCGTCGCCGCCCGGGATTCGGCGCGTCCACGGGCACGAAGGTCGCCGCCCTCGGGACGGCCGCGCTCCTCACGGTCACGTTCATCAGCCTCGCCGTCGTCCGGCAGCAGGAGATCCAGGAGGCGTCGCGCATCGCCCCGGGCCCGGCCGCGTCCGGCGAGGCCGACGCCGCTGACCCCGCCGTGCTCGCGGCCGGCGACCTGGGCGCGCTGCAGGTCCAGATCCGCGACGCCCTCGCCGCGACCAGCTGGCCCGCGCTCGACCCGGCGATCGACGGCCTGGAGAAGTCCGCCGTCCCCGTCGAGGACGGCCAGGGCTGCGGCCGCACCGACGTGGCTAACCCGCGCTCCTGCTCCTTCGGCGACAGCCGGAAGCCCACGATCATGGTGCTCGGCGACTCGACCGGCATCACGCTGCTGCCCACGGTGCGGGCGATGTTCGAGGCGACGCACCACATCCGCGGGCTCACCTTCGCCGGGTGCGCCGTGATGGACGTCCAGTGGGACTTCCCCGACGCGTCCACGAAGGGCGGATGCCTGGACTTCCGCGAGAAGGCGATCGCCGCCATCCAGGAGGAGAAGCCGGAGATCCTGTTCGTCAGCAACAGCTACGGGCAGATCCTCAAGCTCGCGTCCAAGGCGACCGGCGACGACGCGGTTGCCGAGTGGTCCGCGGGAGTCCAGAGCACGGTAGGCCAGGTCCGCGACAGCGTCGGCAAGGTCGTCCTCGTCTCGTCGCCTCCCACCGGGCAGCCGCTCGAGACCTGCGCCACGAAGGTCTCGACGCCCGCCGACTGCCAGGCCTCGATCCCGGGCGCCTGGAAGGTGGGGGACCGCGCGCAGCAGGACGCGGCCACCGCGCTCGGCATCGCCTACCTCGACACCTCGTCGCTGTTCTGCTGGGAGGAGACCTGCCCGTCGTTCGTCGGCAGCACGCCGACGAAGCGCGACAGCGTGCACACCACGCCGCAGTACGCGGCCGTCATCACGCCGGCGTTCCGGCAGATGCTCGACGAGGCGCTCGCGGGCGTCCCGGCCTGA
- a CDS encoding GDP-L-fucose synthase family protein, with the protein MSAAPAAGAAADERDAVAFTPAPLDRSARVYVAGHRGLVGSAIVRRLEAEGFTDVIGRTSAELDLKDRDAVFAFFAAEKPVHVVLAAAKVGGILANSTYPVDFLSDNLRIQVNVLDAALAHGVDRLLFLGSSCIYPKLAPQPITEDSLLTGHLEPTNDAYAIAKIAGIMQIQAVRRQYGLPWISAMPTNLYGPGDNFSPQGSHVLPALIRRYDEARSSGAESVTNWGTGTPRREFLHVDDMAAACLHLLEHYDGPEQVNVGTGSDVTIREIAETIARVVGYEGRTEWDTSKPDGTPQKLLDVSKLADAGWTSSIGLDEGLRSTVEWYREHITTLRE; encoded by the coding sequence GTGAGCGCGGCCCCCGCGGCCGGCGCCGCCGCCGACGAGCGGGACGCCGTCGCCTTCACGCCCGCGCCGCTCGACCGCTCGGCCCGCGTCTACGTGGCCGGCCACCGCGGCCTCGTCGGGTCGGCGATCGTGCGCCGGCTCGAGGCCGAGGGCTTCACCGACGTCATCGGCCGCACCTCAGCCGAGCTCGACCTCAAGGACCGCGACGCGGTCTTCGCCTTCTTCGCCGCCGAGAAGCCGGTGCACGTGGTGCTCGCGGCCGCCAAGGTGGGCGGGATCCTCGCCAACAGCACCTACCCGGTCGACTTCCTCAGCGACAACCTCCGGATCCAGGTCAACGTGCTCGACGCCGCGCTCGCGCACGGCGTCGACCGCCTGCTGTTCCTCGGATCCTCGTGCATCTACCCGAAGCTCGCGCCGCAGCCGATCACCGAGGACAGCCTCCTCACCGGTCACCTCGAGCCCACCAACGACGCGTACGCGATCGCGAAGATCGCGGGCATCATGCAGATCCAGGCCGTGCGCCGTCAGTACGGGCTGCCGTGGATCTCGGCGATGCCGACGAACCTCTACGGGCCGGGCGACAACTTCTCGCCCCAGGGGTCGCACGTGCTGCCCGCGCTCATCCGCCGCTACGACGAGGCGCGCTCGTCCGGCGCGGAGTCGGTGACGAACTGGGGCACTGGCACGCCGCGCCGCGAGTTCCTGCACGTCGACGACATGGCCGCCGCGTGCCTCCACCTCCTCGAGCACTACGACGGGCCCGAGCAGGTCAACGTGGGCACGGGCAGCGACGTGACGATCCGCGAGATCGCGGAGACCATCGCGCGCGTCGTCGGCTACGAGGGCCGCACGGAGTGGGACACGTCGAAGCCGGACGGCACGCCGCAGAAGCTGCTCGACGTCTCCAAGCTCGCCGACGCCGGGTGGACCTCGTCCATCGGCCTCGACGAGGGCCTGCGCTCCACTGTCGAGTGGTACCGCGAGCACATCACGACGCTCCGGGAGTAG